In the Nocardia asteroides genome, GCGAGATCGAGCGGCGCCATTCCCGGCTGCGGCCCGGGAGGCTGGTTCTTGCGGAACATGTTGCGGAGGAAGCGGGCGGTGTTCGCGTCGAATACGGCGTCGGCCACGCCCGGGTGCCGGTTGAAGTGGACGTAGTAGAAGTCGCTGCCGAGTATGTCCGCGATGTACTCGACCCAGGGCTTCTCCCCGCGCTCGGGGTAGGGCACGCTCAGCGCGATCACCTTGCGCACCCGCTCCGGATGCAGCAGGGCCAGCCCCCATACGACGGTCGCACCCCAGTCCTGACCGGCGAAGACGGCGTTCTCGTACCCGTAGTGATCGAGAAGACCGACGAGATCGCCCGACAGGTGTTCGATGTCGTACGCCGTCACCTCGGCCGGCCGTGACGAATTGCCGTACCCCCGCTGGTTCGGGACGATGACGTGATAGCCCGCTTCGGCGAGAGCCGATATCTGATGCCGCCAGGCGAAGGCGTGCTCCGGCCAGCCGTGACACAGCACGATGGGATTCCCGGCATTCTCCCGCCCCGCCTCGAACACTTCGAGCTGAATGCCGTTGACCGGAACCAGCGTGGGCTCGGGAAATTCGACCATGTCGTACTCCTTCTCTCGGATGCGGCCGCCACCGTAGAACGCATTCCGGACACGTCCGGTCCTGAATACGCGGCACAGTGAGCGAATGCCGACAGATCCCACCGGCCGGGCGCTACACCTGCTCTCGCTCCTGCAGACCCACCGGTTCCGGCGCGCCGCCGAACTCGCCGAACGCCTCGAGATCACCGAGCGAACGGTGCGCCGCGACATCGACCGGCTGCGCGGCCTCGGCTATCCGGTCGACGCCACGACGGGTAGATACGGCGGTTACCGCTTGGCGGCCGGAACCCACATGCCACCCCTGATCCTCGATGACGACGAGGCGGTCACGGTGGCGATCGGGCTGCGCTACGCGGCGGAGGCCGATATCGACGGGATCGAGGAGACGTCGCTGCGCGCCCTGATGAAAATCGAGCAGCTCCTGCCGCATCGGCTCCGACGCCGGGTATCCGCACTGCAGTCGAGCGTCTCCTCGCTGCGGCGGATCACCGACGAGGACCTCGTCGACCCCGGAACGCTCGGAGTACTCGCCGCGGCGTGCCGGGATCGCGAGGAGCTGCGTTTCGGCTACCGACGCCGCGACGGCGATAACAGCCCGCGGCTCGTCCAACCGCACCAGCTCGTCACCGCCGGACGCCGCTGGTACCTCGTGGCCTTGGACCGTGACCGCGACGACTGGCGCACCTTCCGGCTCGACCGGATCGGCGAGCCACGCCCGGTGGGCTCCCGTTTCACCCCGCGCCCGATCCCGGGTGGCGACGCGGTGAGCTTCCTCGCCGGCTCACTCGTCGCGCTACACGGCGAACCACCTCCGGTCTAGAGTCCCGCCTCGGGGAGGGTTCGCGAAGTCGTCCGGATCGTGGTGCCGGCCACCGCGTGCACCACCGCCCTCCTGCTGGCGCCGGCATCGCCGCTGGTGTTCGGGGTGCTGTCGGGTGATCCGGCGGTGGGCGCGGCGGCGCGCTCGGTGGTGTGGGCGCTGCCGGTGCTCGCGCCGATCATGGCGGTGAGCATGATCTACGCCGCGCAGCTGCGGGCCGCGGGCGACACCCGCGGCGTCCTGTACGCCTCGCTGTTCTCGGTCGTGGTGGTGGCGCTGCCCGCGGTGTGGGCGCTGAGCGCGGTGGCGGGACTGGCCGGGGTGTACGCGGGGATCGTCGCGGGGTGGATCGCGCGCACCGGCGCCACCGCGA is a window encoding:
- a CDS encoding alpha/beta fold hydrolase; protein product: MVEFPEPTLVPVNGIQLEVFEAGRENAGNPIVLCHGWPEHAFAWRHQISALAEAGYHVIVPNQRGYGNSSRPAEVTAYDIEHLSGDLVGLLDHYGYENAVFAGQDWGATVVWGLALLHPERVRKVIALSVPYPERGEKPWVEYIADILGSDFYYVHFNRHPGVADAVFDANTARFLRNMFRKNQPPGPQPGMAPLDLAKAENPIGEPLMSDDELAVFIAAFESSGFTGGVNWYRNADRNWHLLADVDPIVRQPALMIYADRDVVPRGANLTEFVPDVEVVELDCGHWIPQEKPEEANRAILKWLEQQGEPTATPGEVAGGSCHRRE
- a CDS encoding helix-turn-helix transcriptional regulator, which gives rise to MPTDPTGRALHLLSLLQTHRFRRAAELAERLEITERTVRRDIDRLRGLGYPVDATTGRYGGYRLAAGTHMPPLILDDDEAVTVAIGLRYAAEADIDGIEETSLRALMKIEQLLPHRLRRRVSALQSSVSSLRRITDEDLVDPGTLGVLAAACRDREELRFGYRRRDGDNSPRLVQPHQLVTAGRRWYLVALDRDRDDWRTFRLDRIGEPRPVGSRFTPRPIPGGDAVSFLAGSLVALHGEPPPV
- a CDS encoding MATE family efflux transporter: MPATACTTALLLAPASPLVFGVLSGDPAVGAAARSVVWALPVLAPIMAVSMIYAAQLRAAGDTRGVLYASLFSVVVVALPAVWALSAVAGLAGVYAGIVAGWIARTGATAMR